In Ochotona princeps isolate mOchPri1 chromosome 22, mOchPri1.hap1, whole genome shotgun sequence, the following are encoded in one genomic region:
- the ROMO1 gene encoding reactive oxygen species modulator 1 gives MPVAVGPYGQSQPSCFDRVKMGFVMGCAVGMAAGALFGTFSCLRIGMRGRELMGGIGKTMMQSGGTFGTFMAIGMGIRC, from the exons ATGCCGGTAGCCGTGGGTCCCTACGGACAGTCCCAGCCCAGCTGCTTCGACCGCGTCAAGATGGGCTTTGTGATGGGCTGCGCCGTGGGCATGGCGGCCGGGGCGCTGTTCGGCACCTTTTCCTGCCTGAG GATCGGAATGCGGGGTCGCGAGCTGATGGGTGGCATCGGGAAGACCATGATGCAGAGTGGTGGCACCTTTGGGACCTTCATGGCCATTGGCATGGGGATCCGCTGCTGA